In a genomic window of Vairimorpha necatrix chromosome 12, complete sequence:
- a CDS encoding putative SP-containing membrane protein, whose translation MYFAISIIILFAFIEKMFDTSIPETTISELLDNMNLIGGKELRMTVKDNNLEVTAKYVDETVRKLKSKTSVKPTIKLTTAVKDWTYNSLGNPWSVIITVCKKLKRHIDLISFILPSIIGLLLQIIDKMTIKNGENYKKVTNSNSHLKIRN comes from the coding sequence atgtATTTCGCAATTTCTATTATAATTCTCTTCGCATTCATCGAGAAAATGTTTGATACTTCGATTCCCGAGACAACAATTAGTGAACTACTTGATAACATGAATCTTATTGGCGGTAAAGAATTAAGAATGACTGTCAAGGATAACAATCTCGAAGTAACAGCGAAGTACGTAGACGAAACTGTGAGAAAATTGAAAAGTAAAACAAGTGTTAAGCCGACGATTAAATTAACAACAGCCGTTAAAGATTGGACTTATAATTCTTTGGGAAATCCATGGTCCGTTATAATAACAGTCTGTAAAAAGTTAAAACGGCACATTGAtttaatatcttttatCTTGCCATCTATAATAGGCTTATTGTTACAAATAATCGATAAAATGACAATTAAGAATGgggaaaattataaaaaagttacTAATAGCAATTCTCATCtcaaaataagaaattaa
- a CDS encoding putative SP-containing protein — protein MFDNPTTETTSSKLLDNMNLIGVKELRIYVKDNNLEVTVIYADNTVEKLKSKTSDKSTIKILTAVKDWTYNFIGIPWSVIISVYKKLERHIDNLSLILPYLVGLFLKLIDKMTFINQIYPIRIFDNNSHLKIRN, from the coding sequence ATGTTTGATAATCCGACCACTGAGACAACAAGTAGTAAACTACTTGATAACATGAATCTTATTGGCGTTAAAGAATTAAGAATTTATGTCAAGGATAACAACCTTGAAGTGACAGTAATTTACGCAGACAACACCGtggaaaaattaaaaagtaaaacaaGTGACAAATCTACCATAAAGATACTAACAGCAGTTAAAGATTGgacttataattttattggaATTCCATGGTCCGTTATAATATCAGTCTATAAAAAGTTAGAACGGCACATTGATAATTTGTCTCTTATTTTGCCATATTTAGTTGggttatttttaaaactaattGATAAGATGACATTCATTAATCAAATATATCCCATTAGGATCTTTGATAATAATTCTCATCtcaaaataagaaattaa